The Desmonostoc muscorum LEGE 12446 genome includes a region encoding these proteins:
- a CDS encoding ribonuclease J encodes MAKNEANNSALKIIPLGGLHEIGKNTCVFEYDDEIILLDAGLAFPTEAMHGVNIVLPDTTYLRENRHKIKGMIVTHGHEDHIGGIAFHLKQFDIPVIYGPRLAMAMLEGKLEEAGVRDRTELKKVLPRDVVRIGKNFLVEYIRNTHSIADSFTVAIHTPLGVIIHTGDFKIDHTPVDGEKFDLQRLAEHGEKGVLCLLSDSTNAEVPGFTPSERSVYPNLERVFSQATGRLFVTTFASSVHRINMILDIAKKQNRVVTVVGRSMLNLIAHARNLGYIKCEDNLLQPLHAVRNLPDESVLILTTGSQGETMSAMTRIANKEHPHIKIRQGDTVVFSANPIPGNTIAVVNTIDKLMIQGAKVVYGRDKGIHVSGHGCQEEQKLMIALTRPKFFVPFHGEHRMLVKHAETAQSMGIPAENMIIIQNGDVVELTENSIRVAGKVSSGIELVDTTSSGMVSAKVLQERQRMAEEGIVTIAAAIDWNGKLLAKPEIHLRGVVTSLERSLLQKWVQQRIEEILTVRWSEFSAGGGEAADIDWGGLQGTLERELQRSIRRELQCQPSVTLLMQIPDEPPVKVADGRRRRTRTAAQVAS; translated from the coding sequence ATGGCTAAAAACGAAGCTAACAATTCCGCCTTGAAAATTATTCCTTTGGGCGGTTTGCATGAAATTGGAAAAAATACCTGTGTTTTTGAATATGACGATGAAATTATTCTGTTAGATGCAGGATTGGCTTTTCCCACAGAGGCGATGCATGGAGTCAATATTGTTCTTCCAGATACGACCTATTTGCGGGAAAATCGCCACAAAATTAAAGGGATGATCGTTACCCACGGTCATGAAGACCATATTGGTGGAATTGCTTTTCATCTCAAACAATTTGACATACCTGTGATTTATGGTCCAAGACTAGCAATGGCAATGCTAGAGGGTAAATTAGAAGAAGCAGGAGTACGCGATCGCACAGAATTAAAAAAAGTTCTACCACGTGATGTGGTGCGGATTGGCAAAAACTTTCTGGTGGAATATATCCGTAATACCCATTCCATAGCTGATAGTTTTACTGTTGCCATTCATACGCCGCTTGGTGTAATTATCCACACAGGGGATTTTAAAATTGACCACACCCCAGTGGATGGTGAAAAGTTTGACCTGCAACGACTAGCAGAACATGGGGAAAAAGGCGTCCTGTGCTTATTAAGTGATTCCACTAACGCAGAAGTGCCAGGGTTTACACCTTCAGAACGTTCAGTTTATCCCAATCTGGAGAGAGTATTTAGTCAAGCCACTGGGCGATTGTTCGTTACTACCTTTGCTTCCAGTGTCCATCGCATCAACATGATTTTGGATATCGCCAAGAAGCAAAACCGTGTAGTAACGGTGGTGGGGCGTTCCATGCTCAACTTGATTGCTCATGCCCGCAATCTAGGCTATATCAAGTGTGAGGATAATCTGCTGCAACCATTGCACGCAGTCCGCAACCTGCCAGATGAAAGCGTGTTAATTCTGACTACAGGTTCCCAAGGCGAAACAATGTCAGCAATGACCCGCATTGCCAATAAAGAACACCCCCACATAAAAATTCGCCAAGGCGATACAGTAGTATTCTCGGCTAACCCGATTCCCGGAAATACCATTGCTGTAGTCAATACCATCGATAAATTGATGATTCAAGGGGCAAAGGTAGTCTATGGTCGGGACAAAGGAATTCACGTCTCCGGTCACGGCTGTCAAGAAGAGCAAAAGCTGATGATTGCTTTAACTCGACCGAAGTTCTTTGTGCCATTCCACGGCGAACATCGAATGCTGGTGAAGCACGCCGAAACGGCTCAGAGTATGGGTATACCAGCAGAAAACATGATCATTATTCAAAATGGTGATGTTGTAGAACTAACTGAAAACTCCATCCGGGTTGCTGGTAAGGTCTCATCTGGTATTGAATTGGTAGATACCACAAGTTCTGGTATGGTGAGTGCCAAAGTCCTGCAAGAACGGCAACGCATGGCAGAAGAAGGTATTGTCACTATTGCCGCCGCCATTGATTGGAATGGGAAACTGTTGGCAAAACCAGAAATTCACCTCCGGGGTGTTGTTACAAGTTTAGAGCGATCGCTCCTGCAAAAATGGGTACAACAGCGGATTGAAGAAATTCTCACTGTGCGCTGGTCAGAATTTTCTGCTGGGGGAGGTGAAGCAGCAGATATAGATTGGGGTGGATTGCAAGGAACTTTGGAGCGAGAATTGCAACGTTCCATTCGTCGAGAGCTGCAATGTCAACCATCTGTGACTTTGTTGATGCAAATTCCTGATGAACCACCAGTGAAAGTTGCCGATGGGAGAAGACGGCGGACACGGACTGCTGCTCAGGTGGCATCTTAA
- a CDS encoding hybrid sensor histidine kinase/response regulator, whose product MTSQSSRSDKILVVDDSPDNVFLIKTILEEEGYTISTAENGISALAQLQSSPCDLVLLDLMMPGMDGYEVTKHIRGDMKLSQYIPILLITAHDAPNVAHGLDLGADDFIRKPVTVDELLARVRSLLRLKRSMDERDEIARQREDFVSRLTHDLRTPLVAADRMLMLFQQGALGALSPQMQEVIAIMARSNINLLSMVNTLLEVYRFEAGRKTLALQPVNLAQLLEEVAGELAPLAQEKMLLLNLELAEELKTNRVIGDRLELHRLFTNLLGNAIKFTESGSVNIRLTFQTQFDKNNQYQFSGKSNFAEYISIEIADTGPGIPPEEQITIFERFRQGSHKSSGSGLGLYLTRRIVEAHQGIILLNSELGKGSTFIVLLPRKTS is encoded by the coding sequence ATGACTTCACAATCTTCTCGCTCTGACAAAATTCTGGTTGTCGATGACTCTCCTGATAATGTGTTTTTGATCAAAACTATTTTGGAGGAAGAAGGTTACACCATTAGCACCGCAGAAAATGGTATTTCAGCATTGGCGCAATTGCAGTCATCTCCATGTGACTTGGTGCTGCTGGATTTGATGATGCCAGGTATGGACGGATACGAAGTTACTAAACACATTCGCGGTGATATGAAATTGTCACAATATATTCCCATACTGCTAATTACTGCCCACGATGCGCCCAACGTTGCCCACGGATTAGACTTGGGTGCAGATGATTTTATCCGCAAACCTGTAACAGTAGATGAATTATTAGCAAGAGTGCGATCGCTTTTGCGTTTGAAGCGCAGTATGGATGAACGCGATGAAATAGCCCGCCAGCGAGAAGATTTTGTCTCCCGCCTCACCCACGACTTACGCACTCCCTTAGTAGCGGCTGACCGCATGTTAATGCTGTTCCAACAAGGCGCTTTGGGAGCATTATCACCCCAAATGCAGGAAGTAATCGCCATCATGGCCCGGAGCAATATCAACCTACTTTCTATGGTCAATACGTTATTAGAAGTTTATCGCTTTGAAGCAGGTCGCAAAACTTTGGCATTGCAGCCTGTTAATTTAGCACAATTACTAGAGGAGGTAGCTGGAGAATTAGCACCTCTAGCTCAAGAGAAAATGCTGTTGCTAAATCTCGAATTGGCTGAGGAGTTAAAAACAAACAGAGTGATAGGCGATCGCTTAGAATTACATCGTTTATTCACTAATCTTCTAGGCAACGCAATCAAATTTACTGAGTCTGGTTCGGTGAATATTCGTCTTACTTTTCAAACCCAATTTGACAAGAATAATCAATATCAATTCTCTGGAAAATCTAATTTTGCTGAGTACATTAGCATTGAGATCGCAGATACTGGCCCAGGTATTCCCCCTGAAGAACAAATCACCATATTTGAACGATTTCGCCAGGGCAGTCACAAAAGTTCTGGTAGTGGCTTAGGACTCTACCTCACTCGACGAATTGTTGAGGCACATCAAGGTATTATTTTGCTTAATTCCGAGTTAGGCAAAGGTAGTACATTTATTGTACTTCTACCAAGAAAAACATCATAA
- the tig gene encoding trigger factor — protein MKVTQEKLPASQIGLEIEITPEITKQTYEQVIKNLASTANIPGFRKGKVPRPILLQRLGTTRIKAAALEELIQDGIEQAVKQESIQAIGQPQLRSSFEDLINNYEPGKPLTISAAVDVEPEVNLVQYTDLQAQAEEIKYEPERVENTLDKQREELATLIPVEGRAAQIGDIGVVDFKGVFSKVEGEEEAGEPEAIPGAEATDFQLELQEDKFIPGFVSGMVGMNPGETREIAAQFPDPYANEDLAGKAATFTVTLKEIKEKELPELNDDFAQEVSDFETLEELRASLVERYQKEAQEKTRTNKQEALLTELLKHVEVDLPATLIEKEVDAMLTQTAIRLSQQGLDVRKLFTQDIIPQLRERSRSEAIERLKRSLSIREVGKRESIEVTPDEIAARVTELLQEYPDEQDIDEERLRSMVENELLTEKIVDWLLEHSSVELVPEGSLNLAEEAEATESDADRDVPETEEENSEPSAEATPE, from the coding sequence ATGAAAGTCACCCAGGAAAAACTTCCCGCCAGCCAAATTGGCTTGGAAATAGAAATTACGCCGGAAATTACCAAGCAAACTTACGAACAAGTCATTAAAAACTTAGCGAGTACTGCCAATATTCCTGGGTTTCGCAAAGGCAAGGTGCCTCGGCCAATATTGCTACAACGACTGGGTACGACTCGAATTAAGGCAGCAGCCTTGGAAGAACTAATTCAAGATGGCATTGAGCAAGCAGTTAAACAAGAATCTATCCAGGCAATCGGCCAGCCGCAATTGCGCTCGTCATTTGAGGATTTGATTAATAATTATGAACCTGGAAAACCCCTGACGATTTCGGCGGCTGTCGATGTCGAACCAGAAGTAAATTTAGTGCAGTATACTGATTTGCAAGCTCAAGCTGAGGAAATCAAGTACGAGCCAGAACGAGTAGAGAACACTCTGGACAAGCAACGTGAAGAACTGGCAACATTGATTCCTGTAGAAGGACGTGCAGCCCAAATCGGTGATATTGGCGTAGTCGATTTTAAAGGTGTGTTCTCAAAAGTCGAGGGCGAAGAGGAAGCAGGCGAACCAGAAGCGATTCCCGGAGCCGAAGCGACTGATTTTCAGTTGGAGTTGCAGGAAGATAAATTTATTCCAGGTTTTGTCTCTGGTATGGTGGGCATGAATCCTGGAGAAACCAGAGAAATTGCGGCGCAGTTCCCAGATCCATATGCTAATGAAGATTTAGCAGGAAAAGCAGCAACTTTCACCGTGACGCTCAAAGAAATCAAAGAAAAAGAGCTACCAGAATTAAATGACGACTTTGCCCAAGAAGTCAGCGACTTTGAAACTTTGGAGGAGTTGCGCGCGTCTCTGGTAGAGCGATATCAAAAAGAAGCCCAGGAAAAAACCAGAACCAACAAGCAAGAAGCCTTGTTAACGGAACTGCTCAAGCACGTAGAAGTTGACTTGCCAGCAACGTTAATTGAGAAAGAAGTGGATGCAATGCTGACTCAAACAGCGATTCGCTTGTCTCAGCAAGGACTAGATGTGAGGAAGTTGTTTACTCAAGATATTATTCCTCAATTACGGGAGCGATCGCGCTCTGAAGCAATTGAACGCCTTAAACGTTCTTTATCTATACGCGAAGTCGGTAAACGCGAATCTATCGAAGTCACACCAGACGAAATCGCAGCCAGAGTCACAGAACTTTTACAAGAATATCCAGATGAGCAAGATATTGATGAAGAAAGACTGCGCTCAATGGTCGAAAATGAACTGTTAACCGAAAAAATCGTTGACTGGCTCTTAGAACACTCCTCAGTTGAACTTGTACCCGAAGGCTCCTTGAATCTAGCAGAGGAAGCTGAAGCAACAGAATCAGATGCTGATCGTGATGTACCTGAGACAGAAGAAGAAAACAGCGAACCTTCCGCAGAAGCCACACCAGAGTAG
- the rpmF gene encoding 50S ribosomal protein L32: MAVPKKKTSKSKRDKRRATWRHKAAIEAKKALSLGKSILTGRSTFVYPSAEEEEEES, encoded by the coding sequence ATGGCTGTTCCAAAGAAGAAAACTTCCAAATCAAAACGAGATAAACGCCGAGCTACTTGGAGGCACAAAGCCGCCATCGAAGCTAAGAAAGCTCTGTCTCTGGGCAAATCTATTTTGACCGGACGTTCTACATTCGTCTATCCAAGTGCTGAAGAAGAGGAAGAAGAATCATAA
- the dapA gene encoding 4-hydroxy-tetrahydrodipicolinate synthase: MGDFGNVLTAMITPFKADGSVNYHLAAELAAHLANNGTDTLVVCGTTGESPTLNWEEEYQLFVEVLQSVAGKAKVIAGCGSNSTKEAIAATQKAAKIGVHGSLQVVPYYNKPPQAGLKAHFQAIAQACPDLPLLLYNVPGRTGQNLQPETVAQLAEVSNIVGIKESTGSIDQASEIRRLTPKEFQIYSGDDYMTLPMLAIGARGVVSVASHLVGNQLQQMIQAFSAGKIEVASDIHLQLFPLFKALFLTSNPIPIKKALKLQGWEVGSTRPPLCEADSEVSQKLEAVLKELSLI; encoded by the coding sequence GTGGGAGATTTTGGCAATGTTTTAACCGCTATGATTACGCCGTTTAAAGCAGATGGTAGTGTCAACTACCATCTAGCGGCAGAACTAGCAGCGCATCTAGCTAACAATGGTACAGATACTTTGGTGGTATGTGGCACAACAGGAGAATCCCCTACCCTGAATTGGGAGGAGGAGTACCAGTTGTTTGTCGAAGTATTGCAGTCCGTGGCAGGAAAAGCCAAGGTAATAGCAGGTTGTGGTTCAAATTCCACCAAAGAAGCGATCGCTGCTACCCAAAAAGCGGCTAAAATAGGAGTACACGGTTCCTTACAGGTTGTTCCTTATTACAACAAACCACCGCAAGCGGGATTAAAAGCACACTTTCAGGCCATAGCACAAGCCTGTCCCGACTTACCACTGTTGTTATACAACGTCCCCGGTCGTACCGGACAAAACCTCCAGCCAGAAACAGTTGCCCAGTTAGCTGAGGTGAGTAACATTGTCGGGATAAAAGAATCCACTGGTAGCATAGATCAGGCAAGTGAAATTCGCCGCTTGACACCAAAAGAATTTCAGATCTACTCTGGTGATGATTACATGACTTTGCCCATGTTAGCGATTGGGGCAAGGGGTGTAGTAAGTGTGGCATCTCATCTGGTAGGCAACCAACTACAGCAGATGATCCAGGCTTTTAGTGCGGGTAAAATTGAGGTAGCAAGCGACATTCATCTCCAACTCTTCCCGTTGTTTAAAGCTTTATTTCTCACTTCAAATCCCATTCCAATTAAAAAGGCACTGAAACTTCAAGGTTGGGAGGTTGGTTCAACTCGTCCGCCGCTATGCGAAGCGGACTCAGAAGTAAGTCAAAAGTTAGAGGCGGTTCTTAAAGAACTTAGTTTAATCTAG
- a CDS encoding aldehyde dehydrogenase — protein sequence MITTELSNIGDIILNQRNFFQTGKTKDINFRLEQLQTLKQAIIEHEQEIIQALQADLHKPEVEIYLTEIAVIKDIDYAIKYIKTWTKPHKVAVSLEFFSYSARIYPEPLGVVLIISPWNYPFQLAISPLIGAIAAGNCAIVKPSEIASHTSSIVAKIITKYFQPAYIAVVEGGIEASEKLLAEKFDHIFFTGGTSVGKIVMAAAAKHLTPVTLELGGKSPCIVDTEINLEHTARRITWGKFINAGQTCIAPDYLLVDKKIKKDLIDELKKCLKEFYGDNPANSPDYARIISQKNFDRLVKFLEDGEVIIGGETKSSERYIAPTIIDNVCLEDSVMQEEIFGPILPIIEYSDIGEAIALINSRPKPLALYLFSQNKNLQNQVLQETSSGGVCINDTMMQFGVSSLPFGGVGDSGIGNCHGKASFDTFSHHKSVLQNSFWLDLKWRYAPYKSKLPLIKKLLG from the coding sequence ATGATTACCACTGAATTATCTAACATTGGCGATATTATCCTGAATCAGCGTAATTTTTTTCAAACTGGCAAAACTAAAGATATAAATTTTCGCCTTGAGCAACTCCAAACACTCAAGCAAGCAATCATTGAGCATGAACAAGAAATAATCCAGGCATTACAAGCAGATTTACATAAACCAGAAGTGGAGATTTACTTGACAGAAATTGCAGTGATTAAGGATATTGATTATGCCATAAAATATATCAAAACCTGGACTAAGCCCCACAAAGTAGCCGTTTCCTTAGAATTTTTTTCCTACTCCGCCCGCATTTATCCAGAACCACTCGGAGTTGTCTTAATTATTAGCCCTTGGAACTATCCATTTCAGTTAGCGATTTCACCCTTAATAGGTGCGATCGCCGCCGGAAATTGTGCAATTGTTAAACCATCAGAAATTGCTTCCCATACTTCCAGTATTGTCGCCAAAATTATTACCAAATATTTCCAACCAGCTTATATTGCAGTGGTTGAAGGAGGCATAGAAGCCAGTGAAAAACTACTAGCAGAAAAATTTGACCATATCTTTTTCACTGGTGGTACATCTGTCGGAAAAATTGTCATGGCAGCAGCGGCAAAACATCTCACACCAGTTACTTTAGAATTGGGTGGTAAAAGTCCTTGTATAGTCGATACTGAGATTAATCTTGAACACACAGCCAGACGAATTACTTGGGGCAAATTTATCAATGCTGGACAAACTTGTATCGCCCCTGACTATCTTTTAGTGGATAAAAAAATCAAAAAAGATTTAATAGATGAACTGAAAAAATGCCTAAAAGAATTTTATGGAGACAATCCGGCAAATAGTCCTGATTATGCCAGAATTATTAGTCAAAAAAACTTTGACAGATTGGTTAAATTCCTTGAAGATGGTGAAGTTATTATTGGCGGAGAAACTAAATCTTCAGAGCGTTATATCGCCCCCACAATCATTGATAATGTCTGCTTAGAAGATTCTGTAATGCAGGAAGAAATTTTTGGCCCCATTCTGCCCATAATTGAATACAGTGATATTGGAGAAGCGATCGCCTTGATTAACTCTAGACCAAAACCCCTAGCTTTATACTTATTTTCTCAAAATAAAAACCTGCAAAACCAAGTTTTGCAGGAAACTTCATCAGGTGGAGTCTGTATCAACGATACAATGATGCAGTTTGGAGTTTCATCTTTACCATTTGGTGGAGTAGGAGATAGTGGTATTGGCAATTGTCACGGTAAAGCTAGTTTTGACACCTTTTCTCATCATAAAAGTGTATTACAAAACTCCTTCTGGCTGGATTTAAAATGGCGGTATGCTCCCTATAAAAGCAAATTACCGCTAATAAAGAAACTTCTAGGTTAA
- a CDS encoding caspase family protein has product MANYWAIAIGINQYQLFQPLSCAQADAEALKDILVTQAGFVPEHCLLMTDTSPPIADRSTYPTKENILLLLEDLAATYWQPEDYLWLFFSGYGVNYKGKDYLMPAEGNPELVPETGIELRSLMQSLQLTEINVLLLLDINRAFGTQADAPVGEETIELAQELQLATIFSCQPEQFSHESSELGHGFFTAALLEALRSGNGNNLADLESYLSLLVPKLCQHHWRPIQNPAVIIPSRSQVILPKLAGEADFQAEAVIYPEESFAIALAAPPLDDYSKNPGRWGETTINSKVQKSNGKEIHKSSAGLVSQPQADTNPPPETSIGVNTRGRFIPDSPQAHASRRSGNQPNTPLWKQFILWSGGSLLVAGLIAVVFLRNQETFRIKEISSRTPNAAASSPKAMENLPNDPSINKTIPSVRPKNQSSAQTASNSESQKRNQAVLDLAKMSLQETQASDLSLAIATARRIKPGEPLYEQAQENIKIWSRMILDLAEGRAKQRQYANAIAAARLITKDEPLYAKAQAAINLWRLEGKQYVSNITLLDAANALIKSGQASTYNRAIEVAKKVPSGEPGFDTAQKSIDKWSEKILDLAKRRAAEGELNTAIETATLVPEETASYEDAQDAIQKWRKK; this is encoded by the coding sequence ATGGCAAATTACTGGGCGATCGCTATTGGCATCAATCAATATCAGTTATTTCAACCTTTAAGTTGTGCCCAAGCAGATGCTGAGGCATTAAAGGATATCTTGGTGACACAAGCAGGTTTTGTCCCCGAACATTGCCTGCTAATGACGGATACTTCACCACCAATCGCAGATAGATCCACCTATCCAACTAAAGAAAATATTTTGCTGCTGCTTGAGGATTTGGCAGCAACATATTGGCAACCCGAAGACTATCTATGGTTATTTTTTAGCGGCTATGGGGTCAACTACAAAGGCAAAGATTATTTAATGCCAGCGGAGGGTAACCCCGAACTCGTGCCTGAGACGGGCATAGAATTGCGATCGCTAATGCAAAGTCTGCAACTGACTGAAATAAATGTATTACTGCTGCTTGATATTAACCGTGCTTTTGGCACACAAGCAGATGCTCCCGTCGGCGAAGAAACCATAGAACTAGCTCAAGAATTACAACTTGCCACAATTTTTTCTTGTCAACCAGAGCAGTTTTCCCACGAGAGTAGCGAACTAGGTCACGGATTCTTTACAGCAGCTTTGTTAGAAGCTTTGCGTTCTGGTAATGGCAACAATTTGGCAGATTTAGAAAGTTACCTGAGCCTTTTAGTGCCCAAATTATGCCAGCACCATTGGCGTCCCATCCAAAATCCTGCCGTTATCATCCCATCAAGATCCCAAGTAATCTTGCCAAAATTGGCGGGGGAAGCCGATTTTCAAGCAGAAGCGGTGATTTATCCGGAAGAATCCTTTGCCATTGCCCTTGCAGCTCCTCCCCTCGACGATTACTCTAAAAATCCGGGCAGATGGGGAGAAACAACTATTAACTCCAAAGTGCAGAAGTCTAATGGTAAAGAAATTCATAAGTCGTCTGCTGGTTTAGTTTCCCAGCCGCAAGCAGACACAAATCCACCACCAGAAACTTCCATAGGAGTAAACACGAGGGGAAGATTTATCCCTGATTCTCCCCAAGCCCACGCCTCTCGACGGTCAGGGAATCAGCCAAACACCCCTTTGTGGAAACAGTTTATCTTGTGGAGTGGAGGCAGCTTGCTAGTAGCAGGTTTAATCGCGGTAGTTTTTTTGCGTAATCAAGAAACTTTTAGAATTAAGGAAATATCAAGCAGAACGCCCAATGCTGCTGCTAGTAGTCCCAAGGCGATGGAGAATTTACCAAATGACCCCTCGATAAATAAAACCATTCCATCAGTTAGACCGAAAAACCAATCTAGCGCTCAAACAGCCTCGAATTCCGAGTCGCAAAAGCGCAATCAAGCAGTATTAGATCTGGCGAAAATGTCGCTCCAAGAAACTCAGGCTAGCGATTTGAGCTTAGCGATCGCTACAGCTAGAAGAATAAAACCTGGTGAACCACTCTATGAGCAAGCTCAGGAAAATATTAAGATTTGGAGCCGGATGATTTTAGATTTAGCAGAGGGTCGTGCTAAGCAAAGACAGTATGCTAATGCTATTGCTGCCGCTCGATTAATCACCAAAGACGAGCCGCTTTATGCCAAAGCACAAGCGGCAATTAATTTATGGCGGCTAGAAGGCAAGCAGTATGTCAGCAACATAACTCTTTTAGATGCAGCTAATGCCTTAATTAAGTCCGGACAGGCATCTACTTACAACCGTGCGATCGAAGTTGCTAAAAAAGTACCATCAGGTGAACCAGGCTTCGATACCGCTCAAAAATCAATCGATAAATGGAGTGAGAAAATTTTAGATCTGGCCAAGCGTCGCGCCGCAGAAGGAGAACTCAATACGGCAATTGAAACTGCTACTTTAGTGCCAGAGGAAACAGCTTCTTACGAAGATGCTCAGGATGCCATCCAAAAATGGCGAAAAAAATAG
- a CDS encoding sulfite oxidase-like oxidoreductase, with translation MLGKFFQKPGKEDNERVPPGQHLAKGFPVLTYGATPQVSTEEWEFRVWGLAKPATFGWSDFMALPQHEFTADFHCVTRWSKLDVKWTGIKVTDFMGLIELDPKVAHIMEHCYGGYTTNISIDDFMREENFFAFKVFGEDLPVEHGGPMRLVVPHLYAWKSAKWINGLEFLASEEFGFWERNGYHRRGEPWTEERYSSAFGF, from the coding sequence ATGTTAGGAAAATTTTTTCAGAAGCCAGGAAAAGAAGACAACGAACGTGTTCCTCCAGGTCAACATTTAGCTAAAGGTTTCCCCGTATTAACTTATGGTGCAACTCCCCAAGTCAGCACTGAAGAATGGGAGTTTCGGGTTTGGGGTTTAGCAAAACCTGCTACCTTTGGTTGGTCAGACTTTATGGCGCTACCTCAACATGAGTTCACAGCAGATTTCCACTGTGTAACGCGCTGGTCTAAACTCGATGTCAAATGGACTGGTATTAAAGTAACAGATTTTATGGGTCTAATTGAGCTAGACCCCAAAGTAGCCCACATTATGGAACACTGCTATGGCGGCTACACTACTAATATTTCCATAGATGACTTTATGCGGGAAGAAAACTTTTTTGCCTTTAAAGTTTTTGGTGAAGATCTTCCAGTTGAACACGGTGGCCCAATGCGGCTAGTTGTTCCTCACCTCTACGCTTGGAAAAGCGCTAAATGGATTAATGGTTTAGAATTTTTAGCTAGTGAAGAATTTGGTTTTTGGGAGCGCAATGGCTACCACCGCCGTGGTGAACCTTGGACTGAAGAGCGTTACAGCAGTGCGTTTGGGTTTTAA
- a CDS encoding Mo-dependent nitrogenase C-terminal domain-containing protein: MKVFDNTTKKIFLASWVSINQPETSDDRGTQLGRSVSKSYWNILQPLKQRVDCIQVRDRQLAHRLCQLIPSQCPFERDVKLFGKTLFHIPPMCKLNPLYEEVVGLRFRALCYLADECGEDVSQYC, encoded by the coding sequence ATGAAGGTATTTGATAATACCACAAAAAAGATTTTTCTGGCAAGCTGGGTCTCAATCAATCAACCAGAGACTAGTGACGATCGAGGAACTCAGCTAGGCCGTTCTGTTTCCAAGTCCTACTGGAATATTCTCCAACCTTTAAAGCAGCGGGTAGATTGCATTCAAGTCCGCGATCGCCAACTAGCTCACCGCTTGTGCCAACTGATTCCATCTCAGTGTCCCTTTGAACGAGATGTCAAATTATTCGGGAAAACCCTGTTTCACATTCCGCCCATGTGTAAGCTCAATCCCTTATATGAAGAAGTGGTTGGTTTACGTTTCCGAGCGTTGTGCTACCTAGCCGACGAATGTGGCGAAGATGTATCGCAGTACTGTTGA
- a CDS encoding aspartate-semialdehyde dehydrogenase has protein sequence MSKSYRVAILGATGAVGTELLELLESRTFPVAELKLLASERSAGRSLRFNGENIPVEPVSDRAFENVDIVLASAGGSTSKTWAAIAVEKGAVVIDNSSAFRMNPEVPLVVPEVNPQAAANHQGIIANPNCTTILMTVAVWPLHKIKPVQRIVASTYQSASGAGARAMAEVKTQTSAILQGQPPVAEVLPYPLAFNLFPHNSPLNDLGYCEEEMKMVNETRKIFGSQEIRITATCVRVPVLRAHSEAINLEFATPFSVEAAKEILNSAPGVKLVEDWENNHFPMPIEATGRDEVLVGRIRQDISHPCGLELWLCGDQIRKGAALNAIQIAELLVEKNLLKPLVTSH, from the coding sequence TTGTCTAAATCCTATCGTGTAGCCATTTTGGGAGCAACTGGTGCCGTTGGTACAGAGTTGCTGGAATTATTAGAAAGCCGTACTTTTCCCGTTGCTGAGTTGAAATTATTGGCATCAGAACGGAGTGCAGGGCGATCGCTACGGTTTAATGGGGAAAATATACCAGTAGAACCAGTAAGCGATCGCGCCTTTGAAAACGTTGATATAGTATTGGCTAGTGCAGGTGGTTCCACATCTAAAACTTGGGCAGCCATCGCCGTGGAAAAAGGCGCAGTGGTAATTGATAACTCCAGTGCCTTCCGGATGAACCCCGAAGTTCCCTTAGTAGTACCAGAGGTAAATCCCCAAGCCGCAGCCAATCACCAAGGCATTATTGCTAATCCCAACTGCACAACGATTTTAATGACTGTGGCAGTATGGCCATTGCATAAAATTAAACCAGTGCAACGGATTGTAGCCTCAACTTACCAATCTGCTAGTGGTGCTGGGGCAAGAGCAATGGCAGAAGTGAAAACCCAAACCAGCGCTATACTACAAGGACAGCCACCAGTTGCCGAAGTATTGCCTTACCCATTGGCATTTAATTTATTCCCCCACAACTCGCCATTAAACGATTTGGGTTATTGTGAGGAAGAAATGAAAATGGTTAACGAAACCCGAAAGATTTTTGGCAGCCAGGAAATCAGAATTACTGCGACTTGTGTACGGGTTCCCGTACTCCGCGCTCACTCAGAAGCAATTAATTTAGAATTTGCAACTCCCTTTAGTGTAGAAGCAGCCAAAGAAATTTTAAATTCTGCTCCTGGAGTAAAATTGGTAGAAGACTGGGAAAATAATCACTTTCCGATGCCAATTGAAGCAACAGGTCGGGATGAAGTTCTAGTGGGAAGAATTCGCCAGGATATTTCTCATCCTTGTGGTTTGGAGTTATGGTTATGTGGCGACCAAATCCGGAAAGGAGCAGCATTGAATGCAATACAAATTGCCGAATTATTGGTAGAGAAAAATCTACTCAAACCATTAGTTACGAGTCATTAG